The proteins below are encoded in one region of Amycolatopsis acidiphila:
- a CDS encoding amino acid ABC transporter ATP-binding protein, with product MIRATGVNKFFGDLHVLKEINLEVPRGQVVVVLGPSGSGKSTLCRAINRLEPINSGEIAVDGEPLPAEGKALAALRADVGMVFQSFNLFAHKSIVDNVMLAPQKVRKIPAAEARKNAMELLERVGITNQADKFPAQLSGGQQQRAAIARALAMKPKVMLFDEPTSALDPEMVQEVLDTMTGLAKDGMTMLVVTHEMGFARRAAHRVVFMSDGEIVEDAKPDEFFTQPKSDRAKDFLGKILTH from the coding sequence ATGATCAGGGCGACCGGCGTGAACAAGTTCTTCGGCGACCTGCACGTGCTGAAGGAAATCAACCTGGAGGTGCCACGCGGTCAGGTCGTCGTGGTGCTCGGCCCCTCCGGTTCCGGCAAGTCGACGCTGTGCCGCGCCATCAACCGCCTCGAGCCGATCAACTCGGGCGAGATCGCGGTGGACGGCGAGCCGCTGCCCGCCGAGGGCAAGGCGCTCGCGGCGCTGCGGGCCGATGTCGGCATGGTTTTCCAGTCGTTCAACCTGTTCGCGCACAAGAGCATCGTGGACAACGTGATGCTGGCGCCGCAGAAGGTCCGCAAGATCCCCGCGGCCGAGGCCCGCAAGAACGCGATGGAACTGCTCGAGCGGGTCGGCATCACCAACCAGGCCGACAAGTTCCCGGCGCAGCTGTCCGGCGGGCAGCAGCAGCGCGCCGCGATCGCCCGCGCGCTCGCGATGAAGCCGAAGGTGATGCTCTTCGACGAGCCCACCTCGGCGCTGGACCCGGAGATGGTCCAGGAGGTGCTCGACACCATGACCGGACTGGCCAAGGACGGCATGACGATGCTCGTGGTCACCCACGAGATGGGCTTCGCCCGCCGCGCCGCGCACCGGGTGGTGTTCATGTCCGACGGCGAGATCGTCGAGGACGCGAAGCCGGACGAGTTCTTCACCCAGCCGAAGTCCGATCGGGCGAAGGACTTCCTCGGCAAGATCCTGACTCACTAA
- a CDS encoding amino acid ABC transporter permease → MDVLLDNLDLYGPFFLTTIKLFVLAAIASLVFGTFLAMLRVSPVPVFRAVGTTYVTLLRNTPLTLVFVFLVFAYPLLEILELSYFTAAVVALTLYTSAFICEVVRSGINTVPVGQAEAARALGLTFTQVLGSIVLPQAVRSVVPPLVSMLIALLKNTTIAAGFSVAEAGAIRQYLSERGENQLVGLLWVALGFVILVAVLSFVQRSLEKRWSVAR, encoded by the coding sequence ATGGACGTCCTGCTCGACAACTTGGACCTCTACGGTCCGTTCTTCCTCACCACGATCAAGCTGTTCGTGCTCGCCGCCATTGCGAGCCTGGTCTTCGGCACCTTCCTCGCGATGCTGCGGGTCAGCCCGGTGCCGGTCTTCCGCGCGGTCGGAACCACCTACGTGACCCTGCTGCGCAACACGCCGCTGACGCTGGTCTTCGTGTTCCTCGTGTTCGCCTACCCGCTGCTGGAGATCCTCGAGCTGAGCTACTTCACCGCGGCGGTGGTCGCGTTGACGCTCTACACCTCGGCGTTCATCTGCGAGGTGGTCCGGTCCGGGATCAACACCGTGCCGGTCGGCCAGGCCGAAGCCGCTCGCGCGCTGGGCCTGACCTTCACGCAGGTGCTCGGCTCGATCGTGCTGCCGCAGGCCGTCCGGTCGGTCGTGCCGCCGCTGGTGAGCATGCTGATCGCCCTGTTGAAGAACACCACGATCGCCGCCGGGTTCTCCGTCGCCGAGGCCGGCGCGATCCGCCAGTACCTCTCCGAACGCGGCGAGAACCAGCTGGTCGGCCTGCTGTGGGTCGCACTCGGCTTCGTCATCCTGGTCGCGGTGCTGTCGTTCGTCCAGCGGTCCCTCGAGAAGCGCTGGAGCGTGGCGCGATGA
- the ggh gene encoding glucosylglycerate hydrolase, with protein MRAARLPDAPADRRPVRYTHPTLAARAARVLRDNDTGVVITAAPRLYPHMWSWDAAFISIGLARLDVQRAIAELDTLFAAQWRNGMVPHIVFTDDDAYFPGPDRWGTHEALDGPRHVRTSGICQPPVHAIAVRRVLDIARRSGPNDRIDAERFARRIWAKLYAWHRWLVEYRTPGSSGLVAIVHGWESGMDNSPRWDVPYDAVHPGAALPPYVRKDVRVVGDPNERPTDREYDRYLWLIEEMRRAGYDQRKIVENSSFLVGDVFITALFAMSCDVLLELGQEFGQEPAQLADLADWAAKARTAVAASCHSVSGMARDRDLRTGRWLDTQTIAGFSPLLCGGAPDDVQLRLLSLLDSDRWCGHPDLLAPVPPSVSPMRPGFNTRQYWRGPQWPVLVWLFSWAFERRGWHERARRMRDGGIRLTDDGSFGEYFEPFTGEPLGSTDQSWTAAVVLDWLCAD; from the coding sequence ATGCGTGCGGCCCGCCTGCCCGACGCCCCCGCCGACAGACGGCCCGTCCGCTACACCCACCCCACTCTCGCGGCGAGGGCGGCGCGCGTGTTGCGGGACAACGACACGGGAGTCGTCATCACCGCCGCGCCGCGGCTGTACCCGCACATGTGGAGCTGGGACGCGGCGTTCATCTCCATCGGTCTTGCCCGCCTCGACGTGCAGCGCGCCATCGCCGAGCTCGACACCCTGTTCGCCGCGCAGTGGCGCAACGGCATGGTGCCGCACATCGTGTTCACCGACGACGACGCGTACTTCCCGGGGCCCGACCGCTGGGGCACCCACGAGGCGCTCGACGGCCCACGGCACGTGCGCACCTCGGGCATCTGCCAGCCGCCGGTGCACGCGATCGCGGTGCGCCGAGTGCTCGACATCGCACGCCGGTCGGGGCCGAACGACCGCATCGACGCCGAGCGCTTCGCCCGCCGGATCTGGGCCAAGCTCTACGCCTGGCACCGCTGGCTCGTCGAGTACCGCACGCCGGGATCGAGCGGGCTCGTCGCGATCGTGCACGGCTGGGAGTCCGGAATGGACAACTCGCCGCGCTGGGACGTGCCCTACGACGCCGTGCATCCGGGCGCCGCGCTGCCGCCGTACGTGCGCAAGGACGTCCGCGTGGTCGGCGACCCGAACGAACGGCCCACCGACCGCGAGTACGACCGGTACCTGTGGCTGATCGAGGAGATGCGCCGCGCCGGTTACGACCAGCGCAAGATCGTGGAGAACTCGAGCTTCCTCGTGGGCGACGTGTTCATCACCGCGTTGTTCGCGATGTCCTGTGACGTGCTGCTGGAGCTGGGCCAGGAGTTCGGGCAGGAGCCCGCGCAGCTGGCGGACCTGGCCGACTGGGCGGCCAAGGCCAGGACGGCGGTCGCGGCGAGCTGCCATTCGGTGTCGGGTATGGCCCGCGACCGCGACCTGCGCACCGGCCGCTGGCTCGACACCCAGACCATCGCGGGGTTCTCGCCGCTGCTGTGCGGCGGCGCCCCGGACGACGTGCAGCTGCGCCTGTTGTCGCTTTTGGACAGTGACCGCTGGTGCGGGCACCCGGACCTGCTCGCGCCCGTGCCGCCGTCGGTCTCGCCGATGCGGCCCGGGTTCAACACCCGGCAGTACTGGCGCGGCCCGCAGTGGCCGGTGCTCGTGTGGCTGTTCAGCTGGGCCTTCGAACGCCGTGGCTGGCACGAGCGCGCCCGCAGGATGCGCGACGGCGGCATCCGGCTGACCGACGACGGCTCGTTCGGCGAGTACTTCGAGCCGTTCACCGGGGAGCCGCTCGGCAGCACCGACCAGTCCTGGACCGCCGCCGTGGTCCTGGACTGGCTCTGCGCGGACTGA
- a CDS encoding succinate dehydrogenase/fumarate reductase iron-sulfur subunit, with protein MTYKANFRVWRGDAEGGELRDFTVEVNEGEVVLDIIHRLQATQASDLAVRWNCKAGKCGSCSAEVNGRPRLLCMTRMSVFDEDEVITVTPMRTFPVIRDLVTDVSFNYTKAREIPSFTPPAELKPGEYRMQQIDVERSQEFRKCIECFLCQNTCHVVRDHEENKEQFAGPRYLMRIAELEMHPLDVADRREAAQAEHGLGYCNITKCCSEVCPENIHITDNALIPMKERVADKRYDPLVWLGTNLFRRNKK; from the coding sequence ATGACCTACAAGGCGAACTTCCGGGTGTGGCGCGGCGACGCCGAAGGCGGCGAGCTGCGGGACTTCACGGTCGAGGTCAACGAGGGCGAGGTCGTGCTCGACATCATCCACCGCCTGCAGGCCACCCAGGCCTCGGACCTCGCGGTGCGCTGGAACTGCAAGGCGGGCAAGTGCGGGTCCTGCTCGGCGGAGGTCAACGGGCGGCCGCGACTGCTGTGCATGACGCGGATGTCCGTGTTCGACGAGGACGAGGTCATCACGGTGACCCCGATGCGCACGTTCCCGGTGATCCGCGACCTGGTGACCGACGTTTCGTTCAACTACACCAAGGCGCGTGAGATCCCGTCGTTCACGCCGCCGGCCGAGCTGAAGCCCGGCGAATACCGGATGCAGCAGATCGACGTGGAACGCTCGCAGGAGTTCCGCAAGTGCATCGAATGCTTCCTGTGCCAGAACACCTGCCACGTGGTGCGCGACCACGAGGAGAACAAGGAGCAGTTCGCCGGGCCGCGGTACCTGATGCGCATCGCCGAACTGGAGATGCACCCGCTCGACGTGGCCGACCGCCGCGAGGCCGCGCAGGCCGAGCACGGCCTCGGCTACTGCAACATCACGAAGTGCTGCTCCGAGGTCTGCCCGGAGAACATCCACATCACCGACAACGCCCTGATCCCGATGAAGGAGCGCGTGGCCGACAAGCGGTACGACCCGCTGGTCTGGCTGGGCACGAACCTGTTCCGGCGCAACAAGAAGTAG
- a CDS encoding amino acid ABC transporter permease, which yields MTNVLFDVPGPKARLRYRLFAALGAVIVLAIIAFIVYRFYDSGQFAGRKWEWLEYTQVQTDLAGAVLSTLKAFAVGAVLALVFGAVFAAGRLSEHAWLRGISVAVVEFFRAIPLLVLMFLFYYGLPAAGIPMTPFLAVVLGLTLYNGSVLAEVFRAGILALPAGQREAAYALGMRKTQVMFFVLIPQAVRAMLPTIISQLVVLLKDTALGFLVTYQELLYYARYIGSQGQFGRPIVPSTIVVAAIYIALCLLLTALATYLEKRNRRSKKHLTAANARAEQLALAAASGAQGGTV from the coding sequence ATGACCAACGTCCTGTTCGACGTCCCCGGCCCGAAGGCGCGGCTGCGCTACCGGCTGTTCGCCGCGCTCGGCGCGGTGATCGTGCTGGCGATCATCGCCTTCATCGTCTACCGCTTCTACGACAGCGGGCAGTTCGCGGGCCGCAAGTGGGAGTGGCTGGAGTACACCCAGGTCCAGACCGATCTGGCCGGCGCCGTGCTGAGCACGCTCAAGGCGTTCGCCGTCGGCGCGGTGCTCGCACTGGTCTTCGGCGCGGTGTTCGCCGCGGGCCGGCTGTCGGAGCACGCGTGGCTACGCGGGATCTCGGTGGCGGTCGTCGAGTTCTTCCGCGCGATCCCGCTGCTGGTCCTGATGTTCCTGTTCTACTACGGCCTGCCCGCCGCCGGCATCCCGATGACCCCGTTCCTCGCGGTCGTGCTCGGGCTGACGCTGTACAACGGCTCGGTGCTGGCGGAGGTGTTCCGCGCCGGCATCCTCGCGCTGCCCGCGGGCCAGCGCGAAGCGGCGTACGCGCTGGGTATGCGCAAGACGCAGGTGATGTTCTTCGTGCTGATCCCGCAGGCGGTGCGGGCGATGCTGCCGACGATCATCAGCCAGCTCGTGGTGCTGCTCAAGGACACCGCGCTCGGCTTCCTGGTCACGTACCAGGAACTGCTGTACTACGCCCGTTACATCGGCTCGCAGGGGCAGTTCGGCCGCCCGATCGTGCCGTCGACGATCGTGGTCGCGGCGATCTACATCGCGCTGTGCCTGCTGCTCACCGCGCTCGCGACGTACCTGGAGAAACGCAACCGGCGCAGCAAGAAGCACCTGACGGCGGCCAACGCGAGAGCCGAGCAGCTGGCGCTGGCCGCCGCGTCCGGGGCCCAGGGTGGCACCGTCTGA
- a CDS encoding glutamate ABC transporter substrate-binding protein — protein sequence MKIRTLAAGLLVGALALTACGKEGTPSTGTGDTGNAAAAPSYTVAQNVDVAGSPTFAKIKSKGGLTIGVKDDQPGLGQKDPTTGKYSGFDIEIAKLIAAGLGYDESKITYKTVDSSAREAAIANGDVDYYVGTYTITDKRKQQVSFAGPYFQAGQGLLVRKDDNSITGKDTLKGKKVCSVTGSTPIQRVRDQQLTEPGNIVEFQKYSQCVEKLATKEVDAVTTDDAILKGFAAQDPDTLKVVGEPFSQEPYGVGLNKDDSALRNKIDDLLQASLDDGTWQKIYDSTLGKSGSTATKPTIQRY from the coding sequence ATGAAAATCCGCACCCTGGCAGCAGGGCTGCTGGTCGGCGCGCTCGCGCTGACCGCATGCGGTAAGGAGGGCACGCCCTCCACCGGTACCGGGGATACGGGCAACGCCGCGGCGGCGCCGAGCTACACGGTGGCGCAGAACGTCGACGTGGCAGGGTCGCCGACCTTCGCCAAGATCAAGAGCAAGGGCGGCCTGACCATCGGGGTCAAGGACGACCAGCCCGGTCTCGGCCAGAAGGACCCGACGACGGGCAAGTACTCCGGGTTCGACATCGAGATCGCCAAGCTCATCGCGGCGGGCCTCGGCTACGACGAAAGCAAGATCACCTACAAGACGGTCGACTCGAGCGCCCGCGAGGCCGCCATCGCCAACGGCGACGTCGACTACTACGTCGGGACGTACACGATCACCGACAAGCGCAAGCAGCAGGTCTCCTTCGCGGGCCCGTACTTCCAGGCCGGCCAGGGTCTGCTGGTGCGCAAGGACGACAACTCGATCACCGGCAAGGACACGCTCAAGGGCAAGAAGGTCTGCTCGGTGACCGGCTCCACCCCGATCCAGCGCGTGCGCGACCAGCAGCTGACCGAACCGGGCAACATCGTCGAGTTCCAGAAGTACTCGCAGTGCGTGGAAAAGCTGGCCACCAAGGAGGTCGACGCCGTCACCACCGACGACGCGATCCTCAAGGGCTTCGCCGCGCAGGACCCGGACACCCTGAAGGTCGTCGGCGAGCCGTTCTCGCAGGAGCCCTACGGCGTCGGCCTGAACAAGGACGACTCGGCGCTGCGCAACAAGATCGACGACCTGCTGCAGGCCTCGCTCGACGACGGCACGTGGCAGAAGATCTACGACAGCACCCTCGGCAAGTCCGGTTCCACCGCGACCAAGCCGACCATCCAGCGGTACTGA
- a CDS encoding fumarate reductase/succinate dehydrogenase flavoprotein subunit, translated as MTEVERLDYDVVVIGAGGAGLRAVIEARQRGLSVAVVCKSLFGKAHTVMAEGGCAASMGNANSNDNWQVHFRDTMRGGKFLNNWRMAELHAKEAPDRVWELETYGALFDRTPDGRISQRNFGGHTYPRLAHVGDRTGLELIRTMQQKIVSLQQEDKERYGDYEAKLKVFAECTVTDLLKEDGRIAGAFGYWRESGRFILFQTPAVVLATGGIGKSFKVTSNSWEYTGDGHALAMRAGATLINMEFVQFHPTGMVWPPSVKGILVTEGVRGDGGVLKNSEGERFMFEYVPDVFKGQYADSPEEADRWYTDADNNRRTPDLLPRDEVARAINSEVKAERGSPHGGVFLDIASRLTAEEIKKRLPSMYHQFKELADVDITTEPMEVGPTCHYVMGGIEVDPDTGSSTVPGLFAAGECSGGMHGSNRLGGNSLSDLLVFGRRAGLGAASYVESLDARPQVAQSDVDAAARTALVPFDPPGRGVEENPYTLHSELQQTMNDLVGIIRKAEEIEQALVKLEEIKQRIGNVLVEGHRQFNPGWHLALDLRNMLLVSECVARAALLRTESRGGHTRDDHPQMDSYWRKQLLVCETTTDDPLAPSVTVTPKDQEPMRDDLLELFELGELEKYYTDEELAAHPGRKA; from the coding sequence ATGACAGAGGTCGAGCGGCTCGACTACGACGTGGTGGTGATCGGTGCCGGTGGTGCCGGTCTGCGAGCCGTCATCGAAGCCCGCCAGCGCGGGCTGTCCGTCGCGGTGGTGTGCAAGTCGCTGTTCGGCAAGGCCCACACGGTCATGGCCGAGGGCGGCTGTGCGGCGTCGATGGGCAACGCGAACTCGAACGACAACTGGCAGGTCCACTTCCGCGACACGATGCGCGGCGGCAAGTTCCTCAACAACTGGCGGATGGCGGAGCTGCACGCCAAGGAGGCGCCGGACCGCGTGTGGGAGCTGGAGACCTACGGCGCGTTGTTCGACCGCACGCCGGACGGGCGGATCAGCCAGCGCAACTTCGGCGGGCACACCTATCCGCGGCTGGCGCACGTCGGCGACCGCACCGGGCTCGAGCTGATCCGCACCATGCAGCAGAAGATCGTGTCGCTGCAGCAGGAGGACAAGGAGCGCTACGGCGACTACGAGGCCAAGCTCAAGGTCTTCGCCGAGTGCACGGTCACCGACCTGCTCAAGGAGGACGGCCGGATCGCGGGCGCCTTCGGGTACTGGCGCGAGAGCGGCCGGTTCATCCTGTTCCAGACGCCCGCGGTGGTGCTGGCGACCGGCGGGATCGGCAAGTCGTTCAAGGTCACCTCGAACTCCTGGGAGTACACCGGGGACGGGCACGCGCTGGCGATGCGCGCGGGCGCGACGCTGATCAACATGGAGTTCGTGCAGTTCCATCCCACCGGGATGGTCTGGCCGCCGAGCGTGAAGGGCATCCTCGTCACCGAGGGCGTGCGGGGTGACGGTGGGGTGCTGAAGAACTCCGAGGGCGAGCGGTTCATGTTCGAGTACGTGCCCGACGTGTTCAAGGGCCAGTACGCGGACAGCCCGGAAGAGGCCGACCGCTGGTACACCGACGCCGACAACAACCGCCGCACCCCGGACCTGCTGCCCCGCGACGAGGTCGCCCGCGCGATCAACTCCGAGGTCAAGGCCGAGCGCGGTTCCCCGCACGGCGGGGTCTTCCTCGACATCGCGAGCAGACTCACGGCCGAGGAGATCAAGAAGCGGCTGCCCTCGATGTACCACCAGTTCAAGGAGCTGGCGGATGTCGACATCACGACCGAGCCGATGGAGGTCGGGCCCACCTGCCACTACGTGATGGGTGGCATCGAGGTCGATCCGGACACGGGTTCGTCGACGGTGCCCGGCCTGTTCGCGGCCGGGGAGTGCTCGGGCGGTATGCACGGCTCCAACCGGCTGGGCGGCAACTCGCTGTCGGACCTGCTGGTGTTCGGCCGCCGCGCCGGCCTGGGCGCGGCGTCGTATGTGGAGTCCCTCGACGCCAGGCCGCAGGTGGCACAGTCCGATGTGGACGCGGCCGCGCGCACGGCACTGGTGCCGTTCGACCCGCCGGGCCGCGGGGTCGAGGAGAACCCGTACACCCTGCACAGCGAGCTGCAGCAGACGATGAACGACCTGGTCGGCATCATCCGCAAGGCCGAGGAGATCGAGCAGGCGCTGGTCAAGCTCGAGGAGATCAAGCAGCGCATCGGCAACGTGCTGGTCGAGGGGCACCGCCAGTTCAACCCCGGCTGGCACCTCGCACTCGACCTGCGGAACATGTTGCTGGTCAGCGAATGCGTGGCGCGCGCGGCGCTGTTGCGCACGGAGAGCCGGGGCGGGCACACCCGCGACGACCATCCGCAGATGGACTCCTACTGGCGCAAGCAGCTCCTGGTGTGCGAGACGACGACGGACGACCCCCTCGCGCCGAGCGTCACCGTCACGCCGAAGGACCAGGAGCCGATGCGCGACGACCTCCTGGAGCTGTTCGAGCTCGGTGAGCTGGAGAAGTACTACACCGACGAGGAGCTGGCGGCTCACCCGGGGAGGAAGGCATGA
- a CDS encoding P-loop NTPase fold protein yields the protein MTGFDEAGFSNPVQPAPGFAVLNDSPIGEGGNEDLLESTVTAGNLAELILASRGAAPFTVAIDAGWGMGKSSLLRRLDTALRGDPAVSTVWFNAWTSERAGAVEGLIKSVLLSFDRNVLRRAVRGTLRRTHVVGALRAASLVASSFFGLGQVVDSVWRALAVDGKSRNEIKTVVRDMALAWLAKGGGGTGQRLLVVFVDDLDRCSDQRIFEVCEAIKLYLDVPGIVFVLACDQAVLWRAVGNDRVSDGVRYLEKIIQVSYPIPPPSSALARNLVDGYVQRSGTAHLFDDSMKTLLIERTGRNPRRIKRLINSFVLEHHLGRGGNELGAENLVKIILLRHFYPEFYNMVINSAEGDMAARFLDYHDFREHVRHDTEPDPARQERLFAATGVKSPKPDASKAELSECLEEVTQELPVSFPELARDKEFIALLRSLPLGTAQWRRLRQPLVADSSPYSGYPVGRTPRRTDTFAGMRVLWIDDEPDGPGYLMDDLRAGGARVEAVTNRDEAIEILPRLRPTALVSDIRRGDDPQAGFTDLRYLRERGLYHGPAFFYTGQVTPARLAQAEELDADGVTTDPGEVRAWLTGLAAAG from the coding sequence GTGACCGGTTTCGACGAGGCAGGCTTCAGCAACCCCGTTCAGCCCGCACCGGGGTTCGCCGTCCTCAACGACTCCCCCATCGGCGAGGGCGGGAACGAGGATCTCCTGGAGTCCACGGTCACGGCCGGCAACCTCGCGGAGCTGATCCTCGCCTCGCGCGGCGCGGCGCCGTTCACCGTCGCGATCGACGCGGGCTGGGGCATGGGCAAGAGCAGCCTGCTGCGCCGGCTCGACACCGCGCTGCGGGGGGATCCGGCGGTCAGCACGGTCTGGTTCAACGCCTGGACGTCCGAACGGGCCGGTGCCGTCGAAGGGCTGATCAAGTCAGTGCTGCTGAGCTTCGACCGCAACGTGCTGCGGCGAGCCGTACGCGGCACCCTCCGCCGCACGCACGTCGTCGGCGCCCTGCGGGCCGCGTCCCTGGTCGCGTCGAGCTTCTTCGGCCTCGGCCAGGTGGTGGACTCGGTGTGGCGAGCACTCGCGGTCGATGGCAAGTCCCGCAACGAGATCAAGACCGTCGTCCGGGACATGGCCTTGGCGTGGCTGGCGAAAGGCGGTGGTGGTACCGGGCAGCGGCTGCTGGTGGTGTTCGTCGACGACCTCGACCGCTGCTCGGACCAGCGGATCTTCGAGGTCTGCGAGGCGATCAAGCTCTACCTCGACGTGCCCGGGATCGTCTTCGTCCTCGCCTGCGACCAGGCGGTGCTGTGGCGCGCGGTCGGCAACGACCGGGTCAGCGACGGCGTGCGGTACCTGGAGAAGATCATCCAGGTCAGCTACCCGATCCCGCCGCCCAGCTCGGCGCTGGCCCGGAACCTGGTGGACGGCTACGTCCAGCGGTCGGGCACGGCCCATCTCTTCGACGACTCGATGAAGACGCTCCTGATCGAGCGGACCGGCCGCAACCCGCGGCGGATCAAGCGGCTGATCAACAGTTTCGTGCTCGAGCACCATCTGGGCCGCGGCGGGAACGAGCTGGGCGCGGAGAACCTGGTCAAGATCATCCTGCTGCGTCACTTCTACCCCGAGTTCTACAACATGGTCATCAACTCGGCCGAGGGTGACATGGCCGCCCGGTTCCTCGACTACCACGACTTCCGTGAGCATGTCCGGCACGACACCGAGCCCGATCCGGCGCGCCAGGAACGGCTGTTCGCGGCCACCGGTGTGAAGTCGCCGAAGCCGGACGCGTCCAAAGCGGAACTGTCCGAATGCCTCGAAGAAGTAACCCAGGAGCTCCCGGTGAGCTTTCCGGAGCTGGCACGGGACAAGGAGTTCATCGCGCTGCTGCGCAGCCTGCCGCTCGGCACCGCACAGTGGCGGCGGCTCCGGCAACCGCTGGTCGCGGATTCGTCGCCGTACAGCGGTTATCCGGTGGGTCGGACGCCGCGGCGGACCGACACCTTCGCCGGCATGCGCGTGCTGTGGATCGACGACGAACCCGATGGTCCGGGGTACCTGATGGACGACCTCAGAGCAGGCGGCGCACGGGTCGAGGCTGTCACGAACCGGGATGAGGCGATCGAAATCCTGCCCCGGCTCCGCCCCACGGCGCTCGTATCGGACATCCGGCGAGGCGATGACCCGCAGGCAGGCTTCACGGACCTGCGCTACCTACGGGAACGAGGGCTCTACCACGGTCCGGCCTTCTTCTACACCGGACAGGTCACGCCCGCGCGGCTGGCGCAGGCCGAGGAGCTGGACGCGGACGGTGTGACCACCGACCCCGGCGAGGTCCGGGCCTGGCTGACCGGACTCGCCGCGGCCGGGTAG
- a CDS encoding ROK family transcriptional regulator gives MRPPRSGPPTSAGHILAVLRAEGPLTRQELQDRIGLSRPTMVERLEVLHRLELIRQTGLRASSGGRPAQMLAANDVGRTALVADVGQRHATIAVVDLRGTVFAQVHRPLPVGHLPGETLSYLLDKGRELLAESGRTDSMCAFGLSVPGQIDHEQGTTIAPPTMPGWSGLRLRERFSEALAVPVFLENDANALAFGAYCDLGRPDAALVGVKVGTGIGAGLVISNRTHRGETASAGEIGHIRIEGNEQRCDCGRRGCVSAIASGQAVIRRLRPTGVRTAEDVVRRVHAGNIEAIRVTAAAGRLVGTVLATVVTIVNPRYLRVGGAIGVLPPFLNSLRDAVLANAHTSALDGVSVDACLLGVNTTLTGLAGLVADEVLAPAAVDALVHA, from the coding sequence GTGCGCCCCCCTCGTTCCGGCCCGCCGACTTCAGCCGGGCACATCCTCGCCGTGCTGCGCGCCGAGGGCCCGCTCACCCGGCAGGAGCTGCAGGATCGCATCGGTTTGTCGCGGCCGACCATGGTCGAACGCCTCGAGGTGCTGCACCGGCTCGAGCTGATCCGCCAGACGGGCCTGCGGGCCTCGAGCGGCGGCCGTCCGGCGCAGATGCTCGCCGCCAACGACGTGGGCCGCACCGCGCTGGTCGCCGACGTCGGGCAACGGCATGCGACGATCGCGGTCGTCGACCTGCGCGGGACCGTTTTCGCCCAGGTGCACCGGCCGCTGCCCGTGGGCCATCTGCCCGGGGAAACGCTGTCCTACCTGCTCGACAAGGGCCGCGAGTTGCTCGCGGAGTCCGGCCGCACGGACAGCATGTGTGCGTTCGGGCTGAGTGTGCCGGGTCAGATCGACCACGAGCAGGGCACCACGATCGCCCCGCCGACGATGCCGGGCTGGAGCGGCCTGCGGCTGCGTGAGCGGTTCAGCGAGGCGCTGGCGGTGCCGGTGTTCCTCGAGAACGACGCGAACGCGCTCGCCTTTGGCGCGTACTGCGACCTCGGCCGTCCGGACGCCGCGTTGGTCGGAGTGAAGGTCGGCACCGGTATCGGGGCCGGCCTGGTGATCTCGAACCGTACGCATCGCGGCGAGACGGCGTCGGCGGGAGAGATCGGGCACATCCGGATCGAGGGCAACGAACAGCGCTGCGACTGCGGCCGCCGGGGCTGTGTCTCGGCGATCGCGAGCGGCCAGGCCGTGATCCGCCGGCTGCGGCCGACAGGCGTGCGCACGGCGGAGGACGTCGTGCGCCGCGTGCACGCGGGGAACATCGAGGCGATCCGGGTGACGGCGGCCGCCGGGCGGCTCGTCGGCACCGTGCTCGCCACGGTCGTCACCATCGTGAACCCGCGGTACCTGCGCGTGGGCGGCGCGATCGGCGTGCTGCCACCGTTCTTGAACAGCCTGCGCGACGCCGTGCTGGCGAACGCCCACACGAGCGCGCTGGACGGAGTGAGCGTCGACGCGTGCCTGCTCGGCGTCAACACAACGCTCACCGGGCTGGCCGGGCTGGTGGCGGACGAGGTGCTGGCGCCGGCGGCGGTGGACGCGCTCGTGCACGCGTAA